Below is a window of Mus caroli chromosome 2, CAROLI_EIJ_v1.1, whole genome shotgun sequence DNA.
GAAACGGAAGCAATTGGAATTCTTGGTAAGGTCAAATCTTGTGACTGGCATCTCTACTGAGGGATGAGTTATCTTCAGGCGTGGGACACAGAGATAAGATTAGGAGGAGCTCAGAGCTCCTAGATGGTGTTCTGTTGGATGGCTCTGTGCCTGAATCTTTGTTCTTCCCATGAGGCTTTACCTTGACCGCTTCCACACAGCATTCTTCCAGTAGCTTAACATTCAGACATAGAATGACTAAAAATACTTTTTCACCAGCATTCACTTACATCCCCTGCATGGCTGGGCTGAGTGCATGCAGAGATGCCTGATGGTCTGCATGGGAAAGCTGAGGCCTGCTTTATGGACCACTCAGGGTCTTCTCACAGATGCAGGAAATGTCACATTTCCAGGAAGTGGACAGGCTCCCACTGCATCCAGTCTCAGTATATACCCAACACTCTTCTAACACATGCACCAGGGAGGGCAGACATAAACAGGGACTGGTGGAAGGGTTTCTCATCTGCTAAGGAGTTTTCGCTCATTAAGCAGGTAATGGGGATTTTAGATGACTtcagaaaaattatgaaataaggAAGCCAGTTTCTTTTCTCCATGTATCAACAGTCAAGCATGGTTTACAGCCAAAGATGGTAAATTTCTTCCATACTTGAACATTCCTTGGCAGCTCCCCTCACTCTTGAGATGCAGACACAAGGCTGACTCTACTGAATGGAGAGACCATGAAGCCCTCTTGAGCATGTCTCTGCGGCTCTCTTACCTGGAGATGGGGGCAGCCATAGTTAACTCTGAGTCTCTCATCAAAGCGACTGGTGACAGGAAACCCTGGGGGAAGTCTCACACAGATCAGTACTAACATTAGGCATTTTAGAGTTACTTGTATGCAGGTATATCTcagttatttttgaaattttctttggaTTCCATAAACTCACCTTCTTCCCTCTTTGCTTTTCACCTGAAATAGATCTGTGCCCATCTCATTTGAAAACAAGCAAAATTGCATAGTATTTTTTTGATGCAGGACACTGTTGACAAGAGCCCACACCTGAAATGCTAAATCTTGGCCAGGCCCTGGTTACTCCTGTGATCTCTGCCTTGAATTTCTCCTGGAAACATCATGTGATGATCTTGAGATGACAATAAAGCTTTAAAGACCTTCTGGGGCAGTGGGGGTAAGACAAAGTCTCTGACATCCTGTATCTCCAGTCTCTAGGAATGTTTACAACATCTCCTACTGAGAAAAAGGGAGAAGCCAACAAGCCAGATAAGTAAGGACAGACAATGCCTTTTGTGACTTCAGCCACCTTTCTGCACCCAGCAAAGAACATATAAATGAGGAGATCAGCTGAGCTCTCAGTGAAGGCCCTTCCTGGTAAGATGAAGTCCATCTTCTTCAGCCTTTCTCTGCTCCTCCTTCTGGAGAAGAAAGCAGCCGGGATAGAACTCTATGGTGAGTTCAGGGAGCAGCCGCAGAGAGGCACTCAGGGAGAATGTCCATAAGGATGCTCTGGCAGTNAGAGAACCCTCCACGGGGTGATCTTCTGGATGGACTTTGTCTTCTCCANCCACATCCACATGCCTGGGTACAGCAGTGGGTTGATGGGGGATTCTGGGATAAGACTTGAAAGGGAGCTGTACAGATAATGTAACTCAGATTCTTGTCATCCATTAGCAGGTGGAACAAAAGGACACTTCCTAGTAAGAACATCCCCACTCATGTTTATTGGGAAAAGCCAGTTCCTCTATGGGCACAAAGAACAGGAAGAGGCACCTGAAGAAAGCATCTTTGTGCAAACTAAGCACCATGCATATGGCCAGGATGCTGATGCTGACATGGGAGAGGCTCTCAGTTCACAGGAACTGACAAGTTTAAAGGAAGACATAGTTTGTGATGAAGAAGATGAGCTTGCCCAACAAAAATCCCAGCTGCAATCCCAGTCACAAATAAAATCACAAACCCAAGTAAAACCCTATGCAGCCCCACTGAAGTCCCAACCAGGCCAGCTAAAGACCATAGGGCAGGTGAAGTCACAAACCATGCTGAAATCCCAGGGAGCCCCTCCGAAGTCCTACAAAGCACGCCTTAATCTGCGAGAAGACATTCCTCAGCAAATCAAGGGCAGAGGATATGGCCTGGCTGAAGACCTGACCCAAGTGCGTCAACAGCCAGCAAAAGTTCACAGGCTCAAAAGAAAGCACAGCCAGTCCAGGAAAGCAGCAGCATTCTACCCACAGTTCCGACACCGCTCTCGGCCCTACCCTAGGTACTTTGTGCAATTCCAAGAGCAGCTACAGGGCAGTGTTCATCACACAAAATCTTTCTACCCAGGTCCTGGGATGTGCTACTGTCCAAGAGGAGGGGTGATTCTATACCAAGATGCCTTCACTGGATAAGACATTCGTTAACCTCTCAAGAATTAAGACACATTTAGAGGTAAGTGTCTTAGCAAACGGGAGAGCTGTCTGCCCCAGTGTTTCTAGGTGGTGCATGGGGGGCTCCCTGTGCCCGCAGTGGGATTGGTAGTGTATCTACAGCAGTGGATGTGCTGAGTTGCCCACCTTATGGAGGTGAGCTCCATCCCCTGCTGAATGAAGCAAGTACCTGGTAGATGCAGATAAATCTACCTGGGCTGTCACTGTGTCTCAAATCCCTCTCCTTAGTGAGTAGTTTCTATACATTATTAAATCTTTGAACATGCATCACTTATACAATCATGTAAGTTTAAGATGTATTTTGATAACTTCTTATGCTTTGGGTTCATaaggttctttttcttcctacaTTGTTACAAAGtgttattggttttgtttcccaTACCAGTTAATGTTCTTCAAGACTGTTTAGGGTACACTTGTCATCTGGAGACCAGAGACACATGAGGCTTTTGCAGCATCTTTATGAATACATGAGATAATTGAGCTCCAAGAAAAATCCTTGTTTGTG
It encodes the following:
- the LOC110286682 gene encoding seminal vesicle secretory protein 3A isoform X1, which produces MKSIFFSLSLLLLLEKKAAGIELYAGGTKGHFLVRTSPLMFIGKSQFLYGHKEQEEAPEESIFVQTKHHAYGQDADADMGEALSSQELTSLKEDIVCDEEDELAQQKSQLQSQSQIKSQTQVKPYAAPLKSQPGQLKTIGQVKSQTMLKSQGAPPKSYKARLNLREDIPQQIKGRGYGLAEDLTQVRQQPAKVHRLKRKHSQSRKAAAFYPQFRHRSRPYPRYFVQFQEQLQGSVHHTKSFYPGPGMCYCPRGGVILYQDAFTG
- the LOC110286682 gene encoding seminal vesicle secretory protein 3A isoform X2; translated protein: MKSIFFSLSLLLLLEKKAAGIELYGGTKGHFLVRTSPLMFIGKSQFLYGHKEQEEAPEESIFVQTKHHAYGQDADADMGEALSSQELTSLKEDIVCDEEDELAQQKSQLQSQSQIKSQTQVKPYAAPLKSQPGQLKTIGQVKSQTMLKSQGAPPKSYKARLNLREDIPQQIKGRGYGLAEDLTQVRQQPAKVHRLKRKHSQSRKAAAFYPQFRHRSRPYPRYFVQFQEQLQGSVHHTKSFYPGPGMCYCPRGGVILYQDAFTG